Proteins from a single region of Fodinibius sp. Rm-B-1B1-1:
- a CDS encoding inositol monophosphatase family protein: MSDFTIELNVAKKAARKAAQIIKDFRNKNSFSVDFKGKNDLVTEADVKAEKTILSVIEENFPEDHILAEESSDTLELPDGRTWLIDPIDGTTNFAHGFPVYCVSIGLWEDGIPKMGLVLEVSRDEYFTAIEGKGAFLNGNPITVSNQDNPSNALVGTGFPYNDLSLIDHYMAYFRMLMTTVQGVRRPGAASYDLCSVACGRFEGFYEYSLNPWDVGAAALIVQEAGGKVTDWSGGDDWLFGKRIVAGNSAVHTFLLDEIANYFDEDEIKARSKK, translated from the coding sequence ATGTCAGATTTTACGATAGAACTGAATGTTGCAAAGAAGGCAGCACGAAAAGCTGCACAAATTATTAAGGATTTCCGAAATAAAAATTCGTTTTCAGTCGATTTTAAAGGAAAGAATGATCTGGTTACGGAGGCAGATGTCAAAGCGGAAAAAACAATTCTTTCAGTAATCGAAGAAAACTTCCCCGAAGATCATATTTTGGCTGAAGAGTCATCAGATACACTGGAGTTGCCTGATGGTCGAACGTGGTTAATTGACCCCATCGATGGGACGACTAATTTTGCACATGGTTTTCCGGTATATTGTGTTTCCATTGGTTTATGGGAAGATGGGATTCCCAAGATGGGACTGGTGTTAGAGGTTTCACGCGATGAATATTTTACAGCCATTGAGGGGAAAGGTGCTTTTTTAAATGGCAATCCAATAACAGTATCAAACCAAGATAATCCTTCAAATGCGCTGGTTGGTACGGGCTTTCCTTATAATGATTTGAGTCTGATAGACCACTATATGGCATACTTTCGTATGTTAATGACAACGGTACAGGGTGTTCGTCGTCCTGGTGCTGCGTCGTATGATTTGTGCTCTGTAGCTTGTGGGCGTTTCGAAGGGTTCTACGAGTATTCTCTTAATCCATGGGATGTAGGAGCCGCTGCGCTTATTGTGCAAGAAGCTGGTGGAAAGGTTACCGATTGGTCTGGCGGGGACGATTGGTTATTCGGTAAGCGAATTGTAGCCGGAAATTCTGCAGTGCATACCTTTTTACTGGATGAGATTGCAAACTATTTTGATGAGGATGAGATAAAAGCAAGAAGTAAAAAATGA
- the bshB1 gene encoding bacillithiol biosynthesis deacetylase BshB1 — translation MKLDLLALSAHPDDTELCCGGTLAALVNQGKKVGVVDFTRGEMGSRGTPEQRLKEAQHASEIIGLEVRKNLGLPDTQLESTREYQKKIIQQIRKYRPHICFVGAPSDRHPDHGNGTRLALDAIFFSGLTKIETFDEQGDPQERWRPSHVLHFMQDRPFDPDIVFDISDTFETKKEAILAFETQFNVENPGDEPETYISNTNFFDGIEARARHYGHLIGATYGEPFIYQNGPMPMASFDSLFETEPQR, via the coding sequence ATGAAACTGGATCTTTTAGCTCTATCTGCTCATCCTGATGATACTGAACTCTGTTGCGGCGGAACCCTTGCTGCTTTGGTAAATCAAGGAAAAAAAGTGGGCGTAGTTGATTTTACCCGTGGAGAGATGGGAAGTCGCGGCACGCCCGAACAGCGACTTAAAGAAGCCCAGCATGCTTCTGAAATTATTGGACTTGAAGTCCGCAAAAATTTAGGGTTACCGGATACACAACTCGAAAGTACGCGTGAATATCAGAAGAAAATCATCCAGCAAATTCGAAAATATCGCCCTCATATTTGTTTTGTTGGTGCGCCTTCTGATCGGCATCCCGATCATGGAAATGGTACCCGGCTGGCTTTAGATGCTATTTTCTTTAGCGGATTAACAAAGATTGAAACTTTTGACGAACAGGGGGATCCACAAGAGCGATGGCGACCTTCTCACGTGTTGCATTTTATGCAAGACCGTCCCTTCGATCCGGATATCGTTTTTGATATTTCTGATACGTTTGAAACAAAGAAAGAGGCAATCTTGGCTTTCGAAACGCAATTTAACGTAGAAAACCCGGGGGACGAACCAGAGACTTACATTTCTAATACCAACTTTTTTGATGGCATTGAAGCAAGAGCTCGTCACTATGGTCACCTGATTGGCGCCACCTACGGCGAACCGTTTATATATCAGAATGGACCGATGCCGATGGCTTCATTTGATTCATTATTTGAGACGGAGCCGCAGAGGTAA
- a CDS encoding ABC transporter permease translates to MSKISRFLNSSWEGLKISLSALGINKTRSFLTTLCIIIGIVMVTLMNAVSNGMDAEFDKSMAMMGQNVVYVEKQPWNRGPNYKWWEYRSRRDIKLEYVDDIREYSQLSSAVSAVAARGTSIRYNDVSADGVFMAGVTDQYFETAGLDIEIGRAFTPEEIQRGAKVTVLGASLAENLFDRSNPLDKEIRIGGQRFRVIGVLEKQGKFLGLADMDRRAMTPIKAYGQIFSTRGNIQIAVKYPNEKILEEGEYELEGIMRRIRGLDAAEKNDFELNKPQAFEAQLSSFKTGLYLVGGALTALSLIIGGIGVMNIMFVSVRERTKEIGIRKAVGAKAWEILYQFLIEAVIMCLLGGLIGLLLSYPLSMLLNQIFVASIDLSVVLAAIILCSVVGVFFGFVPAYRAAKSDPIESLRYE, encoded by the coding sequence ATGTCTAAAATTAGTCGATTTTTGAACAGCAGTTGGGAGGGACTCAAAATTTCTCTCAGTGCACTCGGTATTAATAAAACCCGATCCTTTCTTACAACGCTATGTATTATCATCGGTATTGTAATGGTTACGCTGATGAATGCGGTTAGCAATGGTATGGATGCCGAATTTGATAAAAGCATGGCCATGATGGGACAGAACGTTGTGTATGTTGAGAAACAACCCTGGAATCGCGGACCAAACTATAAGTGGTGGGAGTATCGCAGTCGTCGTGATATCAAATTAGAATATGTTGATGATATTCGGGAATACAGTCAACTGTCATCGGCAGTATCAGCAGTGGCGGCACGGGGTACCTCAATCAGGTATAACGATGTAAGTGCCGATGGCGTTTTTATGGCTGGGGTAACGGACCAATATTTTGAAACGGCTGGACTTGATATAGAAATCGGTCGTGCTTTTACGCCAGAAGAAATTCAACGTGGAGCAAAAGTAACGGTACTTGGGGCCTCATTGGCCGAAAATCTATTTGATCGGAGTAATCCATTAGATAAAGAGATTCGTATTGGTGGGCAGCGATTTCGAGTGATTGGTGTGTTGGAAAAACAGGGAAAATTTTTGGGTCTTGCGGATATGGATCGTCGAGCTATGACGCCCATAAAAGCGTATGGACAGATTTTTAGCACGCGAGGCAATATCCAGATCGCTGTGAAATACCCAAATGAGAAAATACTGGAGGAAGGAGAATACGAACTTGAAGGAATTATGCGGCGTATTCGTGGATTAGATGCTGCTGAAAAAAATGATTTTGAGCTCAATAAACCCCAGGCGTTTGAGGCTCAGCTTTCGTCATTCAAAACCGGATTATATTTGGTGGGTGGGGCATTAACGGCTCTTTCGCTAATTATTGGTGGTATCGGTGTGATGAATATCATGTTTGTATCCGTCAGAGAGCGAACAAAAGAGATTGGTATTCGAAAAGCCGTTGGGGCGAAAGCGTGGGAGATTCTTTACCAATTTTTAATAGAGGCGGTAATCATGTGTTTGCTGGGAGGATTAATTGGTCTATTACTTTCCTATCCGTTAAGCATGTTGCTGAACCAAATATTTGTAGCCAGTATTGACTTGAGTGTTGTTCTTGCAGCCATCATACTCTGTTCTGTAGTGGGCGTGTTTTTTGGATTCGTTCCGGCTTATCGAGCAGCTAAATCAGATCCTATCGAATCATTGAGATACGAATAA
- a CDS encoding ABC transporter permease yields MNLKEIFKQAFDSLWANKLRSSLTLLALVVGVFSVIVSTTAVAVLDNFFQNTMSMMGGDVINVSKTPSMQMGGRADNVRNRQDITFETAERLQDMLRMAEDVSPDETFDYTKVIYGNEETDPTVRVIGSNQYYLDNNAYELSEGRNFSSEDIQYGRLYAIIGYDVQQELFLNENPLGKSIRVAGHQYRVIGVLDQKGSVFGQSQDEFVLIPYTAGLMVYGGDRNIDIQVKAPAMEFIDMAMDEITGVLRVIRKVAPGAENDFEIETNDSLGGTFDQFTFILYAVGFVIGGITLFGAGIGVMNIMLVSVSERTREIGLRKAVGATKKAIVSQFLTETIFICQLGGLIGIALGVLAGNGMALWIETEPVIPIWAVLSGFFGMFVIALLFGVYPAYKAAQLDPIESLRYE; encoded by the coding sequence ATGAACCTTAAAGAAATTTTCAAACAGGCATTCGATTCCCTTTGGGCTAACAAATTGCGTTCATCGTTGACGTTATTGGCATTGGTAGTGGGGGTGTTCTCAGTGATTGTTTCTACTACTGCAGTTGCTGTGCTGGATAACTTTTTCCAGAATACGATGAGTATGATGGGAGGCGATGTTATTAATGTTTCTAAGACACCGTCGATGCAGATGGGGGGTAGAGCCGATAATGTGAGAAATCGGCAGGATATTACTTTTGAGACCGCTGAACGATTGCAGGATATGCTTCGGATGGCCGAGGATGTAAGTCCCGATGAAACCTTTGACTATACCAAAGTTATTTATGGGAATGAGGAAACAGATCCAACAGTTCGGGTTATAGGCAGCAACCAGTATTATCTTGATAATAATGCCTATGAATTGAGTGAAGGGCGTAATTTTAGTTCAGAAGATATACAGTATGGACGTCTATATGCTATTATCGGTTATGATGTACAGCAAGAGCTCTTTTTAAATGAAAATCCACTGGGTAAAAGTATTCGAGTCGCGGGACATCAATACCGAGTGATTGGTGTATTGGATCAAAAGGGAAGTGTGTTTGGCCAATCTCAAGATGAGTTCGTACTTATTCCCTATACGGCGGGACTTATGGTTTATGGCGGAGATCGTAATATCGATATCCAGGTGAAGGCACCGGCCATGGAATTTATTGATATGGCGATGGATGAAATTACTGGAGTACTGCGGGTGATCCGCAAAGTAGCACCCGGTGCTGAAAATGATTTTGAAATCGAAACCAATGATTCACTGGGCGGCACTTTCGATCAGTTCACCTTTATTTTGTATGCCGTGGGATTTGTGATTGGCGGCATCACGTTGTTTGGTGCCGGTATTGGGGTAATGAATATTATGCTCGTATCAGTATCGGAACGCACCCGCGAAATTGGACTCCGGAAAGCCGTAGGCGCTACAAAAAAAGCGATTGTTTCCCAATTTTTGACTGAGACAATTTTCATTTGTCAGCTGGGCGGACTTATTGGCATAGCCCTTGGTGTATTAGCAGGTAATGGTATGGCTTTATGGATTGAAACAGAACCGGTTATTCCCATTTGGGCTGTGCTGTCTGGCTTTTTTGGGATGTTTGTTATTGCTCTTCTTTTTGGAGTTTACCCCGCTTACAAAGCTGCACAGTTAGATCCTATTGAAAGTCTACGTTACGAATAA